From Acidovorax sp. FHTAMBA, one genomic window encodes:
- a CDS encoding CoA-binding protein: MLHTPDTISTLRHLLTACRTIAVVGLSPQWHRPSYFAAKYMQAHGYRIVPVNPLVAQGGGQILGETAYASVTEAAVALATQGQTIDMVDCFRKSEDIPPLADEAIAIGAQCLWLQLGVFNEAAGLRAEAAGLQVIQNRCVKIEHARLFGGLGWMGVNTRVITAKRLRQLPY; encoded by the coding sequence ATGCTCCACACCCCCGACACCATCAGCACCCTGCGCCACCTGCTCACCGCCTGCCGCACCATCGCGGTGGTGGGGCTTTCGCCCCAGTGGCACCGCCCCAGCTACTTCGCCGCGAAGTACATGCAGGCGCATGGCTACCGCATCGTGCCGGTCAATCCGCTGGTGGCGCAGGGCGGCGGGCAGATTCTGGGCGAGACGGCCTATGCCAGCGTGACCGAGGCGGCCGTCGCCCTGGCAACGCAGGGCCAGACCATCGACATGGTGGACTGCTTTCGCAAGAGTGAGGACATCCCGCCACTGGCCGACGAGGCCATTGCCATCGGCGCACAGTGCCTGTGGCTACAGCTGGGCGTGTTCAACGAGGCCGCAGGCCTGCGCGCCGAGGCGGCAGGCCTGCAGGTGATCCAGAACCGCTGCGTGAAGATCGAACACGCACGCCTCTTTGGCGGCCTGGGCTGGATGGGCGTGAACACGCGGGTGATCACCGCCAAGCGCCTGCGCCAACTTCCTTACTAG